A window of Calditrichota bacterium contains these coding sequences:
- a CDS encoding dicarboxylate/amino acid:cation symporter — RPNPDMLALIFVAIMVGIALTLVAKPRALPLIHLLEAINDVTIVLIRIAMRLAPYGVAALIFSVTSRFGYDLLSALAVYVVTVVAGLAIHLFGTFSVLLGLLSRYNPLKFFRKVETVMLTAFSTSSSSATLPTTMAVAQENLGIPQKIAGFVLPLGATMNMNGTALFEGVTVLFLAQVFGVPLSLTMQIVVVIMSVLTAVGAAGVPSGSIPLLIIVLGMVHVPAEGIAIILGVDRLLDMCRTVLNVTGDITCAAYIARSEGFALRE; from the coding sequence TCGACCCAATCCTGACATGCTCGCTCTGATTTTCGTCGCGATCATGGTGGGCATCGCTTTGACGCTGGTGGCCAAGCCCCGCGCGCTCCCGCTCATCCATCTGCTTGAAGCGATCAACGACGTCACAATTGTGCTGATCCGCATTGCCATGCGCCTCGCTCCCTATGGGGTGGCAGCGCTAATTTTCAGCGTAACGTCGCGTTTTGGCTATGACCTGCTCTCTGCGCTGGCAGTGTATGTGGTGACGGTGGTGGCTGGACTTGCTATCCACTTGTTCGGGACATTTTCGGTCCTGTTGGGGTTGTTGAGCCGGTACAACCCGCTCAAGTTCTTCCGCAAGGTGGAGACCGTGATGCTCACCGCCTTTTCTACGAGCTCCAGCAGCGCCACGCTGCCGACCACCATGGCGGTGGCTCAGGAGAACCTGGGCATTCCGCAGAAGATCGCCGGCTTTGTTTTGCCGCTTGGGGCGACGATGAACATGAACGGCACGGCGCTGTTCGAAGGGGTGACAGTGCTCTTTCTGGCGCAGGTGTTCGGTGTGCCGCTGTCGCTGACGATGCAGATTGTCGTCGTCATCATGAGTGTGTTGACGGCAGTGGGTGCGGCGGGGGTGCCGTCCGGGTCCATCCCACTGCTCATCATCGTGCTGGGCATGGTGCACGTGCCCGCGGAAGGGATTGCCATCATCCTTGGGGTGGACCGGTTGCTGGATATGTGCCGCACGGTGCTCAACGTGACAGGCGACATCACCTGTGCGGCGTACATTGCCCGTTCCGAGGGCTTTGCCCTGCGCGAATAG